CTGCCATCCAGATACGCCGTCAGCGTGTAGGCGCAGTCCTTCGCCAGAACCAGACTCCCCCGTCAGGACGACCTGGCCGGACCCACGACGTCGGCCTGACGGAGCTCCTCCAGCAGCTCGGTCTGACCCGCGAGCAGTTCGGTGAGGATTCTGCGGGCCGCCCGCAGCAGCTCGGCCACATCCCCGCCGGCCAAGGCGTAGCTCACGGTGGCACCGTCCCGGATGGAGACGACGATCCCGGAGCGGCGCAGCACGGCCAGCTGCTGGGACAGGCTGGACGGCTCGATCTCGATGTCGTCCAGCAGGTCGCGTACGGGGACGGGACCGTGCTGAAGGAGCTCCAGGACCCGAATGCGCACCGGGTGCCCAAGCATGCGAAAGAACTCGGCCTTGGCCTGGTAGAGCGGGACCTGCATGTCGAAATCACTCCTGGGCGGGGCGTGTCGTGCGCACCATCCTCCAGCCTCCCGGCCCCGCGCACTCAGGGGTTTGCCCTGATATGGATGTGCCCATGTGGCGACTTGAAGAAATTTTCACATCATGGGCATGCGGGGGCCGGGAGGAGAGGGGCTCTGCTAGATCTCGAGTTCGGCTTCGATGCGCCTGAGCTGGTGTCGGGCCATGGCCAGGTTGGAATTGCCCTTGTCCAGCACCAGATAGAGGAAGAGGCCGTTGCCTCCGCGCCCCCTGAGCAGCCGGATGAGGTGGTACTGGCCGCCGAGGGTGATCAGGACGTCCTCGATGTCGTCGTTGAGACCGAGGTGCTCCATGGTGCGGACCTTGGCGCGGATCACATCGGTGTTGCCCGCCGCCGCCACCGCCAGGTCCAGATCCTTGCCTCCGCCCAGGGTGCCCAGCGCCATTCCGCTGGTGTAGTCGACGAGAGCAACCCCTAAGGCGCCCTCGATCATCGTCATCGTCTCCTTGAGGGAGACCTCAACGTTTGCCATTCCGGTCCTGCTCCTCGTCATCCTCGTCACAGTGGTGCTCGGGCATCGCACATCCGTGCCCGCTCCGTCACGACGAAGCTACGCACTGTGCGCGGGCTGTGGAGAAGAACAGCGATTACCCGTCCGGAACCCGAGGGCGCGGGATAGAATCCGCCGCCCACACCCCGGCCCGCACACGAAAGTGCCCCGGAACCCTTGGGTCCCGGGGCACACTCACCTGCCCGTCGCGTCTCGGCCCCCTACAGGAACGAGTTGATCTCGATGGTCTCGGTACGGCCGGGGCCGACGCCGATCGCCGAGATCGGGGCGCCGGACATCTCCTCCAGCGCCTTCACATAGGCCTGCGCGTTCTTCGGCAGATCCGCGAAGGACTTGGCCTTGGTGATGTCCTCGGACCAGCCCGGGAGGTACTCGTACACCGGCTTCGCGTGGTGGAAGTCCGTCTGGGAGTACGGCAGCTCCTCGACGCGCCGACCGTCGATCTCGTACGCCACACACACCGGGATCTGCTCCCAGCCGGTGAGCACGTCCAGCTTGGTGAGGAAGAAGTCGGTGAGGCCGTTGACCCGGGTCGCGTAGCGCGCGATCACCGCGTCGAACCAGCCGCAACGCCGGTCACGACCGGTGGTCACACCGCGCTCGCCACCGATACGGCGCAGCGCCTCGCCGTCCTCGTCGAAGAGCTCGGTCGGGAACGGACCGGCGCCGACACGGGTCGTGTACGCCTTGAGGATGCCGATGACCCGGCTGATCTTGGTCGGTCCCACACCCGCGCCGGTGCAGGCACCCCCCGCCGTCGGGTTGGACGAGGTGACGAAGGGGTACGTGCCGTGGTCGACGTCGAGCAGGGTGCCCTGGCCGCCCTCGAAGAGCACGACCTTGCCGTCGTCCAGCGCGTTGTTCAGGATCAGCGTGGTGTCGGCGACATACGGCCTGATCTTGTCGGCGTAGTCGAGCAGTTCCTCGACCACGCGCTCCGCCTCGATGGCGCGGCGGTTGAAGACCTTGGCGAGCAGCTGGTTCTTCTGCTCGAGCGCCGCCTCGACCTTCTGCATCAGGATCGACTCGTCGTACAGGTCCTGGACCCGGATACCGACGCGGTTGATCTTGTCAGCGTAGGTGGGGCCGATGCCACGGCCGGTCGTGCCGATCTTCCGCTTCCCGAGGAACCGTTCCGTCACCTTGTCGACGGTGACGTTGTACGAGGTGATGAGATGGGCGTTACCGCTGATCAGGAGCTTGGACG
This DNA window, taken from Streptomyces sp. SCSIO 30461, encodes the following:
- a CDS encoding metalloregulator ArsR/SmtB family transcription factor, with amino-acid sequence MQVPLYQAKAEFFRMLGHPVRIRVLELLQHGPVPVRDLLDDIEIEPSSLSQQLAVLRRSGIVVSIRDGATVSYALAGGDVAELLRAARRILTELLAGQTELLEELRQADVVGPARSS
- a CDS encoding adenylosuccinate synthase codes for the protein MPALVLLGAQWGDEGKGKATDLLGGSVDYVVRYQGGNNAGHTVVVGDQKYALHLLPSGILSPGCTPVIGNGVVVDPAVLLSELSGLNERGVDTSKLLISGNAHLITSYNVTVDKVTERFLGKRKIGTTGRGIGPTYADKINRVGIRVQDLYDESILMQKVEAALEQKNQLLAKVFNRRAIEAERVVEELLDYADKIRPYVADTTLILNNALDDGKVVLFEGGQGTLLDVDHGTYPFVTSSNPTAGGACTGAGVGPTKISRVIGILKAYTTRVGAGPFPTELFDEDGEALRRIGGERGVTTGRDRRCGWFDAVIARYATRVNGLTDFFLTKLDVLTGWEQIPVCVAYEIDGRRVEELPYSQTDFHHAKPVYEYLPGWSEDITKAKSFADLPKNAQAYVKALEEMSGAPISAIGVGPGRTETIEINSFL